Proteins from a genomic interval of Prochlorothrix hollandica PCC 9006 = CALU 1027:
- a CDS encoding ATP-binding cassette domain-containing protein, giving the protein MLNQDTKTIVGAVPYLELNNGKATIHFPLIGPKHQLGRNCPWADLQTPEDDWQVLSREHARLVQMGKDYQILDGNGQEPSRNGLFMNHHRIDGSQGQILRHGMTLTIGQNPKNLIRLTYCNPSDSTAGVTPSQRGLSLKNVKEWPVLLGRSPGSEYNSLELPAPTVSRIHARVERVGADRYQIRDNSSANGTFVNGQPISGAVVLEDNAVITIGPFQLVYRYHQLELRDRGNQIRLDAHQIVREVSIKGDKKRILNQVSLPIEPGQLVALVGGSGAGKSTLMKTLLGIEPLRAGAVYLNGMDLRQNFHLYRTQIGYVPQDDIVHYQLRVDEVLHSACKLRLPPDTDFNQVITQTLKQVQLSHVRNTFIKDLSGGQRKRVSIAVELLADPKLFFLDEPTSGLDPGLDKQMMILLRELADQGRTVVLVTHATANITSCDRIAFMGRGGYLCYYGPPLGAMDFFEMPSNDLQYFSDVYIKLDQEQVINGQRRGVPAIVQDWCQRFKTSPQHRQYIGQTLSGGNQDPDPTPPSRPPTRLSPLRQWLYLSQRYGILVNRDRFSLILSLLTAPLTLIILKLALGDETPFKVIDPLEPSQGPLALRVLFIFTCLSIWIGLSSSVQAIIKEVTIYNRERLVNLGILPYLASKLGIHGGIALVQTLLITVTALITFDPPEPELIPWWLGLATTTFLTLMANISLGLMISSWVKNEDQGNSILPPIMLFQIILSGVLFQLNGLGDLLSFMTMSRWSNNAYAAIVNINAMVPPPVTLPDGSVVPAVFEPSSLYDPTWENLGLCWAMLGLQTLLYLGFSVWGLAKKDVV; this is encoded by the coding sequence ATGTTAAACCAAGACACAAAAACCATCGTCGGCGCTGTACCCTACCTTGAATTAAACAACGGTAAAGCGACCATTCATTTTCCCCTTATTGGTCCTAAACATCAGTTGGGCCGCAATTGCCCTTGGGCCGATCTACAAACCCCAGAAGATGATTGGCAGGTATTATCCCGCGAACATGCCCGCTTAGTTCAGATGGGCAAAGATTACCAAATTCTGGATGGCAACGGACAGGAGCCTAGTCGCAATGGCTTATTCATGAACCACCATCGCATTGATGGCAGCCAAGGCCAAATCCTCCGCCATGGCATGACCCTAACCATTGGCCAAAATCCCAAGAATTTAATTCGCCTGACGTATTGCAACCCCAGCGACTCAACAGCGGGGGTTACACCTTCTCAGCGGGGTTTAAGCCTGAAGAATGTAAAAGAGTGGCCCGTACTGCTGGGACGATCGCCAGGTTCAGAGTACAACAGCCTAGAACTGCCCGCCCCTACGGTCTCCCGCATCCATGCCAGGGTGGAACGGGTCGGAGCCGATCGGTACCAGATCAGAGACAACAGCAGCGCCAACGGCACCTTTGTGAATGGTCAGCCCATCAGTGGAGCCGTGGTCTTAGAAGATAACGCCGTCATTACCATTGGTCCTTTTCAACTGGTCTATCGCTACCATCAGTTAGAATTGCGCGATCGAGGTAACCAAATCCGCTTGGATGCCCATCAGATCGTGCGGGAAGTCAGCATTAAAGGGGACAAAAAACGTATTCTCAACCAGGTATCCCTGCCGATCGAACCGGGCCAATTAGTGGCCTTGGTGGGGGGCAGTGGAGCCGGAAAATCGACCCTCATGAAAACTCTCCTGGGCATTGAACCCCTCAGGGCTGGGGCCGTTTACCTCAACGGCATGGATCTACGCCAAAACTTCCACCTCTACCGCACCCAAATTGGCTATGTGCCCCAAGATGATATCGTTCACTACCAGTTGCGGGTTGATGAAGTTCTCCACAGTGCCTGTAAGTTACGCCTACCCCCCGACACAGATTTTAACCAGGTTATTACCCAAACCCTCAAACAAGTGCAACTCAGCCATGTGCGGAACACCTTTATTAAAGACCTCAGTGGGGGTCAGCGGAAACGGGTGAGTATCGCCGTGGAACTGTTGGCCGATCCCAAACTCTTTTTCTTAGATGAACCCACCTCTGGTCTCGATCCGGGGCTAGACAAACAGATGATGATACTGCTGCGGGAATTAGCTGACCAAGGGCGCACCGTGGTGTTAGTGACCCATGCCACAGCCAACATTACCAGTTGCGATCGCATTGCCTTTATGGGACGGGGCGGCTATCTCTGCTATTACGGGCCACCCCTGGGGGCCATGGACTTTTTTGAAATGCCGTCCAATGATTTGCAATATTTCTCCGATGTCTACATTAAGCTCGACCAAGAACAAGTGATTAATGGCCAGCGGCGCGGTGTCCCGGCTATTGTCCAAGACTGGTGCCAACGCTTCAAGACATCCCCCCAACATCGCCAATATATTGGCCAAACCTTGAGCGGCGGCAACCAGGATCCAGATCCGACCCCCCCCAGCCGTCCCCCCACCCGTCTGTCACCCTTGCGTCAATGGCTCTACCTCAGCCAACGCTATGGCATCTTGGTGAACCGCGATCGCTTCAGCCTCATCCTCTCCCTCCTCACAGCCCCCTTAACCCTAATTATTCTCAAGCTGGCCCTGGGCGATGAAACCCCCTTTAAGGTGATCGATCCCCTAGAACCCAGCCAAGGACCCCTCGCCTTACGGGTGCTGTTTATTTTCACCTGCCTGTCCATTTGGATTGGGCTATCCAGTTCTGTGCAAGCCATCATTAAAGAAGTCACCATTTATAACCGGGAGCGCCTGGTGAACTTGGGAATCCTCCCTTACCTAGCCTCTAAATTGGGGATTCATGGGGGCATTGCCTTAGTGCAAACCCTATTGATTACCGTCACTGCTTTAATCACCTTTGATCCACCGGAGCCAGAGTTAATCCCTTGGTGGCTGGGTCTAGCTACCACCACCTTCCTAACCCTCATGGCCAACATCAGTTTAGGCTTAATGATTTCCAGTTGGGTCAAAAACGAGGATCAGGGCAATAGTATTTTGCCCCCGATTATGTTGTTTCAAATTATTCTATCAGGGGTTCTATTTCAGTTGAACGGGCTGGGGGATTTATTGTCGTTTATGACCATGAGCCGGTGGTCCAATAATGCCTACGCTGCCATCGTCAATATCAACGCCATGGTGCCCCCGCCCGTCACCTTACCCGATGGCAGTGTCGTGCCCGCTGTCTTTGAACCCAGCAGCCTCTATGACCCAACCTGGGAAAATTTGGGATTGTGTTGGGCCATGTTGGGCCTCCAGACCCTACTATATTTGGGCTTTAGCGTCTGGGGCTTAGCCAAAAAAGATGTGGTGTAA
- a CDS encoding sensor histidine kinase — MGQWLLPTLSELVSQANAASSLGEREPPPDPWATERWTTERWRGAMARSQREWGSAIVALGHLLQGAASPQPLVHSTDDRCPPEPGQYQGLVLCGPWPVFNQPDLLRQLSTWIFLPDLLSGWVSTPLQLLPCASDRPPSFCPVPPQLLPLLPPDPLNGEQFCVALTPYFSLVLVLGETEAGYPKFQFSFDPDCVRRCSQALQARAQLIYPRRAQALEHWLNTFAPVEPSYRLVSQFSRSLVTALGDLGDTEDAAMGDSPQRTPDSSALNPGPDGPESDSGADSQDIQLLQALAHEVRTPLATIRILTRLLLRRRDLAPEVVKQLEVIDHECTEQIDRFNLMFKAAELVADRQGHPPLRSRHLAATALDQVFQASVPRWEKQAQRRSLTLDVVLPPHMPLVVSDSTMLEQALTGLMERFTRHLPSGSHIEVEVSLAGDQLKLQLQANKSNVRSSRSALTPLPNAGDMPAPQFQSLGHLLMLQPETGSVSLNLNVTKNLFEALGGKLKVREKSRQGEVLTLFLPLEVQQG; from the coding sequence ATGGGTCAGTGGTTGTTACCAACCTTAAGCGAGCTAGTGTCCCAAGCCAATGCCGCCTCCAGCCTGGGAGAGCGGGAGCCACCGCCAGATCCCTGGGCCACAGAACGCTGGACCACAGAACGCTGGCGGGGAGCCATGGCCCGATCGCAGCGGGAATGGGGCAGTGCCATTGTGGCCCTCGGACACCTGCTCCAAGGGGCGGCCTCGCCCCAGCCCTTGGTTCACAGCACCGACGATCGTTGCCCCCCAGAGCCAGGGCAGTACCAGGGCTTAGTGTTATGTGGACCCTGGCCCGTCTTTAACCAACCGGATCTGCTGCGGCAACTGTCCACTTGGATCTTTCTCCCCGATTTGCTATCAGGTTGGGTGAGCACCCCCCTTCAATTGCTGCCCTGCGCCAGCGATCGCCCCCCTAGTTTTTGTCCTGTGCCGCCCCAACTGTTGCCCCTATTGCCCCCCGATCCCCTCAATGGTGAGCAATTTTGCGTTGCCCTGACTCCCTACTTCAGCTTGGTGTTGGTGTTAGGGGAAACCGAGGCGGGATACCCGAAGTTTCAGTTTTCCTTCGATCCGGACTGTGTTCGCCGCTGTAGCCAAGCCCTCCAAGCCCGCGCCCAACTGATCTATCCCCGCCGTGCCCAAGCTTTGGAGCATTGGCTGAATACCTTCGCCCCCGTGGAGCCAAGTTACCGGTTGGTGAGTCAGTTTAGTCGTTCCCTGGTGACAGCCCTAGGGGATCTGGGGGACACGGAGGATGCCGCCATGGGGGACAGCCCCCAGAGAACCCCCGACAGTTCCGCGCTGAACCCTGGCCCAGATGGCCCTGAATCCGATTCCGGGGCTGACAGTCAAGATATTCAACTGCTCCAAGCCCTAGCCCATGAGGTGCGCACTCCCCTGGCCACCATTCGCATTCTGACGCGGTTGTTGTTGCGGCGGCGAGACTTAGCCCCAGAGGTGGTGAAGCAGTTAGAGGTGATTGATCATGAATGTACGGAGCAAATCGATCGCTTTAACTTGATGTTCAAAGCGGCTGAACTGGTGGCCGATCGCCAGGGCCATCCCCCCCTGCGATCGCGCCACCTCGCTGCCACCGCCCTCGATCAGGTGTTTCAGGCCAGCGTGCCCCGGTGGGAAAAACAGGCCCAACGCCGCAGCCTGACCCTGGATGTGGTGCTGCCCCCCCACATGCCCTTGGTGGTCAGTGACTCCACCATGTTGGAACAGGCGCTAACGGGTTTAATGGAGCGTTTCACCCGGCATTTGCCATCGGGGAGCCACATTGAAGTGGAAGTGTCCCTGGCGGGGGATCAACTGAAGTTGCAATTACAAGCTAATAAATCCAATGTGCGATCGTCCCGATCGGCCCTCACCCCCCTGCCCAATGCTGGGGATATGCCGGCCCCCCAGTTCCAGTCCCTCGGCCATTTACTGATGTTGCAACCGGAAACCGGCAGCGTCAGCCTCAACCTCAATGTCACCAAAAATCTCTTTGAAGCCCTGGGGGGTAAGCTCAAGGTGCGGGAAAAGTCCCGCCAGGGGGAAGTTCTCACCCTATTTTTGCCGTTGGAGGTGCAACAAGGGTGA
- a CDS encoding pyridoxal phosphate-dependent aminotransferase — protein sequence MWCKPLGHDRPIPGDPVNHPSRMDAVQSPIIPVVADLIRQHPGTLSLGQGIVHYGPPPEIHAAISEGMAQPHSHRYQAVTGIPALVEAIAHKLARDNGLDVDDRRRIVVTAGSNMAFMNAVLAITQPGDEIILQTPYYFNHEMAITMAGCQPVLVATDQDHQLQPAAIAAAITPRTRAIVTISPNNPTGAVYPAAALEAVNHLCRDRQIYHISDEAYEYFTYDDRPHCSPGGFAGAADHTLSLFSLSKSYGFASWRIGYMVIPAPLISAVRKIQDTLLICPPVVSQYAALGALQRGVDYCRQFLPALDQVRQQWLTALAPWGDRCTVAPAQGAFYLFLRLNTPRSALDITEDLIRHHGVAVLPGSAFGLDQGCFLRLAYGVLDPTTAPLAIDRLVAGLQALT from the coding sequence ATGTGGTGTAAGCCCCTAGGCCACGATCGCCCTATCCCCGGAGACCCTGTGAACCACCCCAGCCGCATGGATGCCGTCCAAAGTCCCATCATTCCGGTGGTGGCTGACCTGATCCGCCAGCACCCCGGCACCCTGTCCCTGGGCCAGGGAATTGTCCACTACGGCCCGCCCCCGGAAATCCACGCCGCCATCAGCGAGGGCATGGCCCAGCCCCACAGCCACCGCTACCAAGCTGTCACAGGGATTCCGGCCTTAGTAGAAGCCATTGCCCACAAGCTAGCGCGGGACAATGGCCTAGACGTGGACGATCGCCGCCGCATTGTGGTCACCGCAGGCAGCAACATGGCCTTTATGAATGCCGTGCTAGCCATTACCCAACCGGGGGACGAGATTATTCTGCAAACCCCCTACTACTTCAACCATGAAATGGCCATCACCATGGCTGGCTGTCAGCCGGTTTTAGTGGCCACGGATCAGGATCACCAGTTGCAACCGGCGGCGATCGCCGCCGCCATTACCCCCCGCACCCGCGCCATTGTCACCATCTCCCCCAATAATCCCACCGGGGCGGTCTACCCTGCCGCCGCCCTAGAGGCCGTGAACCATCTGTGCCGCGATCGCCAGATCTACCACATCAGCGACGAAGCCTATGAATACTTCACCTACGACGATCGCCCCCATTGTTCCCCCGGTGGCTTTGCCGGAGCGGCTGACCATACCCTGTCCCTGTTTAGCCTGTCCAAATCCTACGGCTTCGCCAGTTGGCGCATCGGCTACATGGTCATCCCCGCCCCGTTAATCAGCGCCGTCCGCAAAATCCAAGACACCCTTTTGATTTGTCCCCCCGTCGTGTCCCAATATGCCGCCCTGGGAGCCTTGCAGCGGGGAGTAGACTACTGCCGTCAGTTTTTACCCGCCTTGGATCAGGTGCGGCAGCAGTGGTTAACGGCCTTGGCTCCCTGGGGCGATCGCTGCACCGTGGCCCCCGCCCAGGGAGCTTTTTATTTGTTTTTACGCCTCAACACCCCCCGATCGGCCCTGGACATCACCGAAGACCTGATTCGCCACCATGGGGTCGCCGTTCTGCCCGGATCGGCCTTTGGCTTGGATCAAGGCTGTTTTCTGCGCCTAGCCTATGGAGTTCTGGATCCCACCACTGCGCCCCTAGCCATCGATCGCCTCGTGGCCGGTCTCCAGGCGCTGACTTGA
- the hetZ gene encoding heterocyst differentiation protein HetZ encodes MPIVEITFNLIYQELRRLTKASESHCRAVADRLAVEVDRICTESQRIQASGEIETWAISLARHRLNQCFKYYRLGSRQGRIELHSTLSAVVYRYISRANVPASYQARLTLIEDFLQGFYIETLNALRREAVLPATYQPRTLLELAEYMAFSERYAKRRIVLPRRRSQQLIILRAQTFSQQQPQETLVDIEQAAEGVMIEDNVRTGMPLHQVREKMVTQDRSNTGETLRRKVIQELLDYLTERQQQDCADYFSLRLQDLPTQEIERILGLSSRQRDYLQQRFKYHLIRFALSHRWQLVHEWLEADLDNNLGLLPQEWAVFRERLTVQQIALLQLKQHSSTDGEIAQALGCTVSQVQRQWSKLLQQAWEVRNGAVTPLKISSAPRKP; translated from the coding sequence ATGCCGATCGTGGAAATTACCTTTAACCTCATCTATCAAGAACTACGGCGCTTAACGAAGGCTTCAGAGTCCCATTGTCGGGCGGTGGCCGATCGCTTGGCTGTGGAGGTGGATCGAATTTGTACGGAAAGCCAGCGCATCCAAGCCTCTGGGGAAATCGAAACCTGGGCCATCAGCCTTGCCCGCCATCGTTTGAACCAATGTTTTAAGTACTATCGTTTGGGTTCCCGACAGGGGCGCATCGAACTCCACAGTACCCTCAGCGCTGTGGTATACCGCTACATTAGCCGTGCCAATGTGCCCGCGAGCTACCAGGCCCGCCTGACCCTGATTGAAGATTTTTTGCAGGGTTTTTATATCGAGACTCTCAATGCCCTCCGCCGGGAAGCTGTTCTCCCGGCCACCTATCAGCCCCGGACGCTCTTGGAACTGGCAGAGTACATGGCGTTTAGTGAACGGTATGCTAAGCGACGCATTGTGCTACCCCGTCGTCGGAGCCAACAGCTTATTATTCTCCGGGCGCAGACCTTCTCCCAGCAGCAACCCCAAGAAACCCTGGTGGATATTGAACAGGCTGCCGAGGGGGTGATGATCGAGGATAATGTGCGCACGGGTATGCCCCTGCATCAGGTGCGGGAGAAAATGGTGACCCAGGATCGGAGTAATACCGGGGAAACCCTACGAAGGAAGGTGATTCAGGAGTTGCTGGACTACCTGACGGAACGACAACAACAGGACTGTGCTGACTATTTTAGCCTGCGGCTCCAGGACTTACCAACCCAGGAAATTGAGCGTATTTTGGGCTTATCCTCTCGTCAACGGGATTATTTACAGCAACGTTTTAAGTATCACTTGATTCGTTTTGCCCTTTCCCATCGCTGGCAGTTGGTGCATGAGTGGTTGGAGGCGGATTTAGACAATAATCTAGGTCTTTTGCCCCAAGAGTGGGCCGTTTTTCGGGAGCGGTTAACGGTGCAACAAATTGCTCTGTTGCAACTTAAGCAACATAGTTCTACGGATGGGGAAATTGCCCAAGCCTTGGGTTGTACGGTATCCCAGGTACAGCGGCAGTGGTCCAAGCTGTTACAGCAGGCTTGGGAAGTGCGCAATGGTGCTGTCACACCCCTCAAGATCAGCAGCGCCCCTCGGAAGCCCTAG
- a CDS encoding Uma2 family endonuclease has protein sequence MPKITLDIPQTTLEQVLEPRIPLHNIPWDHYESLLTLVGNRPRLRLTYLAGTLEIMTISPEHEMLKTIIARLLYTYADARDIDLFSCGSATFKKAATDRGLEPDESFCIGQRKEFPDLAIEVVLTSGGIDKLAVYQGLGIPEVWFWQDNHFRLYCLDPTGTAYNAPPHSILFPELDLNHLALYIQPDNEPQAIRQFRQSLQSS, from the coding sequence ATGCCCAAAATTACCCTTGACATTCCCCAAACCACCCTCGAACAAGTCCTAGAACCGCGCATTCCCCTCCATAACATCCCTTGGGATCACTACGAATCCCTCCTCACCCTCGTCGGCAACCGCCCCCGCCTTCGCCTCACCTACCTGGCCGGAACCCTCGAAATCATGACCATCTCCCCAGAGCATGAAATGCTCAAAACCATCATTGCGCGGCTGCTCTATACCTACGCTGATGCACGGGATATCGACCTCTTTAGTTGCGGCTCCGCCACCTTCAAAAAAGCTGCCACCGATCGGGGACTAGAGCCAGATGAAAGTTTCTGCATCGGTCAGCGCAAGGAATTTCCCGATTTAGCGATCGAAGTCGTCCTGACCAGCGGTGGCATCGATAAACTCGCCGTTTACCAAGGATTAGGTATCCCCGAAGTCTGGTTCTGGCAAGACAACCACTTTCGCCTCTACTGCCTAGACCCCACAGGCACCGCTTACAACGCCCCCCCCCACAGCATCCTCTTCCCTGAACTCGACCTCAACCACCTCGCCCTATACATCCAGCCCGACAACGAACCCCAAGCGATTCGCCAATTCCGCCAATCTCTCCAGTCCTCCTAA
- a CDS encoding branched-chain amino acid transaminase, with product MVSPLLPYAFFEGEIVPLESAKVSIATHALQYGTGVFGGVRGYLDVSGQCINIFRLSDHLDRLLGAMGLLRMTLPYDRPTLEALWVELTQRNAARSNVYYRPFVYKAGYELTPTLSGIPDQFALYMITLGDFYTKGGLSVMVSSWRRISDQAIPARGKITGAYINSSLVKDEAKRLGFDEAILLNSQGKVSEASAANIFMVRRGTLITPPITADILEGITRSTVLELAADAGIPILERDIDRSELFFADELFVCGTGAQVTAITAVDLQPIGLGEPGPITQTLTQAFQDVVTGQRSAYRHWLTPIPLTPPT from the coding sequence ATGGTTAGCCCCCTGCTCCCCTATGCCTTTTTTGAAGGGGAGATCGTTCCCCTAGAATCCGCTAAAGTGAGCATCGCCACCCATGCGTTGCAATATGGGACAGGAGTCTTTGGGGGAGTCCGGGGTTACTTAGATGTCAGTGGCCAGTGCATTAATATTTTCCGGCTATCAGACCACCTCGATCGCCTCCTAGGGGCCATGGGTCTCCTGCGCATGACCCTCCCCTACGATCGCCCCACCCTCGAAGCCCTCTGGGTTGAACTGACCCAACGCAACGCCGCCCGCAGCAACGTCTATTACCGCCCCTTCGTTTACAAAGCAGGCTATGAACTCACCCCCACCCTCAGCGGCATCCCAGATCAGTTTGCCCTGTACATGATCACCCTGGGGGACTTCTACACCAAAGGGGGACTATCGGTCATGGTGTCGTCCTGGCGACGGATATCCGACCAAGCCATCCCCGCCCGGGGCAAAATTACCGGGGCTTATATTAACTCCAGCCTCGTCAAAGATGAAGCCAAACGCCTGGGATTTGACGAAGCCATTTTACTCAACAGCCAAGGCAAAGTCAGCGAAGCCAGTGCCGCCAATATTTTCATGGTGCGCCGGGGCACTTTGATCACCCCCCCCATCACCGCTGATATTTTGGAGGGGATTACCCGCAGCACCGTTTTGGAGTTAGCTGCCGATGCGGGCATTCCCATCCTAGAACGGGACATCGATCGCAGCGAACTCTTTTTTGCCGACGAGCTATTCGTCTGCGGCACCGGTGCCCAGGTCACCGCCATCACCGCCGTCGATCTCCAGCCCATTGGCCTAGGGGAACCGGGACCCATCACCCAAACCCTGACCCAAGCCTTCCAAGACGTGGTCACGGGTCAGCGATCGGCCTATCGCCACTGGCTCACCCCCATCCCCCTCACCCCCCCCACCTAA
- a CDS encoding serine/threonine protein kinase produces the protein MSEFPPLATGSLVNNRYVIDRILGQGGIGRTYRVSDQQKYGDFYTLKEFSPRLSGHKTTGVVKAKELFEREGRILNQLDHPQIPKFHGFFSEDDRLFFVQDYVQGKNYREILSDRGALPEPEVLKFMENILQVLNYIHRSNIIHRDIAPDNIMFNEVSGQPVLIDFGIGKKLAETLVDSQDSLQRSFVGKPGYSAPEQIYTGICSEASDLYALAITVIELLHGERPKDLLHWQKELKNPVSEPLASVLTKMLAHQASDRYPSARAVLTILQQPATTHTSQKTWEEPSTPGQGHGEVPRGTAQATTLSVLPASPSPASPSSTPSRSDSTIPWPIVIPLSLLIMGSGAFWVWQANTTSDQPTDPEIDSQASPMPSTPANPDLPDNPTPPSTPRPTPPSTPRPTPPPITPRNLE, from the coding sequence ATGTCAGAGTTCCCTCCCTTAGCCACCGGCTCCCTCGTCAATAATCGTTATGTCATCGATCGTATCCTCGGTCAGGGCGGAATCGGGCGCACCTATCGGGTATCAGATCAGCAAAAGTATGGCGATTTCTACACCCTCAAGGAATTTTCTCCCCGTCTATCTGGCCATAAAACCACAGGGGTTGTTAAGGCAAAAGAACTCTTTGAGCGGGAAGGTAGAATTCTCAACCAGCTTGACCATCCCCAAATCCCCAAATTCCACGGTTTCTTCTCCGAGGACGATCGCCTATTCTTTGTTCAAGACTATGTACAGGGGAAAAACTACCGAGAAATTCTCAGCGATCGGGGAGCCTTACCCGAACCTGAAGTTCTCAAATTCATGGAAAACATTCTCCAGGTTCTCAATTACATTCACCGCAGTAATATTATCCACCGCGACATTGCACCGGATAACATTATGTTCAATGAAGTGTCCGGTCAACCGGTTTTAATTGACTTTGGCATTGGTAAAAAACTGGCAGAAACTTTAGTCGATAGCCAAGACTCCCTCCAACGCTCCTTTGTGGGGAAACCGGGCTACAGTGCCCCAGAGCAAATCTATACGGGTATCTGCTCCGAAGCCAGCGACCTCTATGCCCTAGCCATTACGGTCATTGAACTGCTCCACGGCGAACGACCGAAGGATCTGCTCCATTGGCAGAAGGAATTAAAAAACCCCGTGTCTGAACCCCTAGCCTCTGTTCTCACCAAAATGCTGGCCCATCAAGCCAGCGATCGCTACCCCTCCGCCCGAGCCGTCCTCACCATCCTGCAACAACCCGCCACCACCCACACCTCCCAAAAGACTTGGGAGGAACCCTCAACCCCAGGACAGGGGCATGGCGAAGTCCCAAGGGGTACGGCTCAAGCTACGACCTTGTCCGTTTTACCAGCATCCCCTAGTCCAGCATCCCCTAGTTCAACACCGTCCCGTTCAGATTCAACAATTCCCTGGCCGATCGTCATTCCCCTGAGCCTCCTAATCATGGGTTCCGGTGCATTCTGGGTCTGGCAAGCTAACACCACTTCAGACCAGCCAACCGATCCTGAAATCGACAGTCAGGCAAGCCCCATGCCCTCCACCCCGGCGAACCCAGACCTTCCCGACAACCCCACACCACCCTCCACCCCCCGACCCACACCACCCTCTACCCCCCGACCCACACCGCCTCCCATCACACCCAGGAATCTTGAATAA
- a CDS encoding serine/threonine-protein kinase: protein MSGIELAGRYKIIKRLGSGGFGQTFLARDLQQADRRRCIIKQFHPDSEDQFVIRTGRRLFKAEAKVLARLGEYDRIPELYDNFEDNRDNFLVLQYVEGHNLDRELGRWKRWRESQVVEFLKDLLTTLAFIHKENVIHRDLKPENLIRRRSDGKVVLIDFGSVKPLLPHQATPPYQGSKTVVVGTTGYMPGEQSTGRPRFSSDVYAVGIMAIQALTGRNPAKGQIPEDPATGELQWRRYVDVSPELEQVIDYMVRYDYRQRFYSAIDALAAVQALPPAPLLTRRGALKLAVGLGGLALMGGGAAYYVNRQGWLGQGLPIVTPGPEQKTAEAPGQGSEDL, encoded by the coding sequence ATGTCGGGAATTGAGCTAGCCGGTCGCTACAAAATTATTAAGCGCCTTGGGAGTGGGGGCTTTGGCCAAACCTTCTTGGCACGGGATCTGCAACAGGCCGATCGGCGGCGATGCATTATTAAACAGTTTCATCCTGATTCTGAGGATCAGTTTGTGATCCGCACAGGGCGACGGCTGTTTAAAGCGGAGGCTAAGGTCTTGGCTCGGTTGGGGGAATACGATCGCATCCCGGAACTCTATGACAACTTTGAGGACAACCGGGACAATTTTCTGGTGCTTCAATATGTGGAGGGTCACAACCTCGATCGGGAACTGGGGCGGTGGAAGCGCTGGCGGGAAAGCCAGGTGGTGGAGTTCCTCAAGGATCTTTTGACCACCTTGGCGTTTATTCACAAGGAAAACGTGATTCACCGGGATCTGAAGCCGGAAAATCTGATTCGCCGCCGCAGCGATGGCAAAGTGGTGTTGATTGATTTTGGCTCGGTGAAACCCCTGTTGCCCCACCAGGCGACCCCCCCCTACCAGGGCAGTAAAACGGTGGTGGTGGGTACGACGGGTTATATGCCGGGGGAACAGTCTACGGGTCGTCCCCGGTTTTCCAGCGATGTTTATGCGGTGGGGATCATGGCGATCCAAGCCCTGACGGGGCGCAATCCGGCTAAGGGACAGATTCCTGAGGATCCGGCCACGGGGGAGTTGCAGTGGCGGCGCTATGTGGATGTTAGTCCGGAACTGGAACAGGTCATTGATTACATGGTGCGCTATGACTATCGCCAGCGCTTTTATTCGGCGATCGATGCCTTAGCTGCCGTACAAGCCTTGCCTCCTGCCCCCTTACTGACTCGGCGCGGTGCCTTGAAGTTGGCGGTGGGCCTGGGGGGACTGGCGTTGATGGGGGGCGGTGCAGCCTATTATGTCAATCGTCAGGGCTGGCTGGGGCAAGGGTTACCGATCGTGACCCCAGGGCCGGAGCAGAAAACCGCCGAGGCTCCTGGCCAGGGTTCCGAGGATCTTTAG